In the Pseudanabaena sp. PCC 7367 genome, one interval contains:
- a CDS encoding sodium:solute symporter family protein → MQTIDWIVVVAYLGLSMALGIYLSRRAAKSMLDFFVSGRSLSWWLAGTSMAATTFSIDTPLYVAGVVASRGIAGNWEWWSFGIAHVVMIYIFAKMWRRSEVLTDAEIIELRYGGRAAKILRATKAFLFAVPINCIGIGYAMLAMVKVVDALQLISPSFLAGLPLGLANLPESGLKLCIVIGVGLLVLVYAGFSGLWGVVATDFLQFMLALVGAILVAIFAVAHFGGMANLLEQVQQATDLDVLSFTPLSIGQNGTLIQWQEAAGISASTFLAYIFLQWWSFRRSDGGGEFIQRLLAAKDEAEAEKAAWWFNILHYVIRTWPWIVVSLAAIALYPNMEDPEQGYPRLMLEFLPPVLLGLVVASLVAAFMSTVSTLINWGASYLTNDLYYRFMRPDASGAELVLAGRIASVVITALGATAAFYIKDVATIFRLIIAIGTGPGLVLILRWFWWRINAAAELAAMLGGFVIGLLTSVLPQLTQDMPSGGLKSLLESMIAIVDISDFGMRLLVTTSITAIIWIVTMLLTAPETNQTLDAFYMRVRPGGPGWQKQRQRTGLEPAQNLGKDLLRVVAATLVLFSSMFTIGGFLLHQQVTGWLMLAIAVLSFLWLRRLNLTGNLLPSRAGEPEEPDHDQ, encoded by the coding sequence GTGCAAACGATCGATTGGATTGTGGTGGTGGCCTATTTAGGGCTAAGCATGGCGCTGGGGATCTATTTATCCCGTCGCGCGGCCAAAAGTATGCTGGATTTCTTTGTGTCGGGGCGATCGCTCAGTTGGTGGCTAGCAGGCACCAGTATGGCCGCAACTACGTTTTCGATCGATACACCGTTGTATGTGGCCGGAGTAGTAGCTAGCCGGGGGATCGCTGGCAACTGGGAGTGGTGGAGTTTTGGCATTGCCCATGTGGTGATGATCTATATTTTTGCCAAGATGTGGCGACGCTCTGAGGTGCTTACCGACGCGGAAATAATCGAATTACGGTATGGCGGCAGGGCAGCAAAAATACTACGCGCCACCAAAGCTTTTTTATTTGCGGTGCCGATCAATTGCATTGGGATCGGCTATGCGATGCTGGCGATGGTGAAGGTGGTAGATGCGTTACAACTGATTTCACCCAGTTTTTTAGCTGGTTTGCCCCTGGGCTTGGCTAACTTGCCGGAATCAGGCCTGAAGTTATGCATTGTAATTGGTGTGGGCTTGCTGGTGCTGGTCTATGCTGGCTTTTCGGGCTTGTGGGGCGTGGTTGCCACGGACTTTTTGCAATTTATGCTGGCGCTGGTGGGGGCGATCCTGGTGGCGATCTTTGCGGTGGCTCATTTTGGCGGCATGGCTAATTTGCTGGAGCAGGTGCAACAGGCAACCGATCTGGATGTGCTTTCTTTCACACCGCTGAGCATTGGTCAAAATGGCACATTAATCCAATGGCAAGAGGCAGCAGGCATCTCTGCTAGCACTTTCCTGGCCTATATATTTTTGCAATGGTGGTCATTCCGGCGCAGTGATGGTGGTGGTGAGTTTATTCAACGTTTGCTGGCGGCCAAGGACGAGGCAGAGGCAGAAAAGGCGGCCTGGTGGTTTAATATTTTGCACTATGTAATTCGTACCTGGCCCTGGATTGTAGTTTCGCTGGCGGCGATCGCCCTCTATCCCAATATGGAAGATCCAGAGCAGGGCTATCCCCGCTTGATGCTGGAATTTTTGCCCCCTGTGCTTCTGGGCTTGGTAGTAGCTTCCCTGGTGGCCGCATTCATGAGTACAGTCTCGACGCTAATTAATTGGGGCGCTTCTTACCTCACCAACGATCTCTACTATCGGTTTATGCGTCCGGACGCGAGTGGTGCAGAATTAGTTTTGGCGGGTCGAATTGCGTCGGTAGTAATTACCGCATTGGGTGCAACCGCCGCTTTTTATATTAAAGATGTGGCCACAATTTTTAGATTGATCATTGCGATCGGCACTGGCCCTGGCTTGGTTTTGATTTTGCGCTGGTTCTGGTGGCGGATCAATGCAGCAGCGGAATTGGCAGCGATGCTGGGCGGTTTTGTGATTGGTTTGCTGACCAGCGTGTTGCCCCAACTTACTCAAGACATGCCCTCTGGTGGCCTCAAAAGTTTATTGGAGTCGATGATAGCGATCGTAGACATTAGTGATTTTGGTATGCGCTTATTGGTAACCACTTCGATTACTGCAATCATCTGGATTGTGACGATGTTGCTAACTGCGCCAGAAACTAATCAAACCCTGGATGCTTTCTATATGCGGGTACGCCCCGGTGGCCCCGGTTGGCAGAAGCAACGCCAGCGTACTGGCCTGGAACCAGCCCAAAATTTAGGTAAAGACCTGTTGCGGGTGGTGGCAGCAACTTTGGTGTTATTTAGCAGCATGTTCACGATCGGCGGATTCTTGCTCCATCAGCAAGTTACGGGCTGGTTGATGTTGGCGATCGCGGTGCTGAGCTTTCTATGGTTACGCCGCCTGAATCTTACTGGTAATCTATTACCAAGCAGAGCCGGAGAACCAGAGGAGCCAGATCATGACCAGTGA
- the trxA gene encoding thioredoxin, with protein MSSAIAVTDASFETDVLASDVPVLVDFWAPWCGPCRMVAPVVDEVAEQYDGKIKVVKLNTDENPNVASQYGIRSIPTLMLFKGGQRVDVVVGAVPKTTLANTIEKHLDS; from the coding sequence ATGTCATCAGCCATTGCGGTAACAGATGCTAGTTTTGAAACAGATGTGCTGGCGAGTGACGTTCCTGTACTAGTTGATTTTTGGGCACCCTGGTGTGGCCCTTGCCGAATGGTTGCTCCCGTCGTTGATGAAGTCGCCGAGCAATACGATGGCAAGATTAAGGTTGTTAAGTTAAATACTGACGAAAACCCTAATGTCGCTAGCCAGTATGGTATCCGCAGCATTCCTACCCTGATGTTATTTAAGGGTGGTCAGCGTGTGGATGTGGTTGTGGGTGCGGTCCCAAAAACAACTCTAGCCAACACGATCGAAAAGCACCTTGATAGTTGA
- the pyrR gene encoding bifunctional pyr operon transcriptional regulator/uracil phosphoribosyltransferase PyrR: MNNQQIIEILSAEELRRTVNRLASQIVEHSPELSELVFLGIRTRGVPLSEMIANQVTALEGINVPLGAVDITFYRDDLDRIGLRAPSQTEIPADINGKLVVLMDDVIYSGRTIGAALNAIHDYGRPKAVRLAVLVDRGHRELPIHADYVGKVLPTSKDEQVQVLLQHTDGRDAVELIKSA; this comes from the coding sequence GTGAACAACCAGCAAATCATCGAAATCCTGTCTGCCGAGGAATTAAGGCGTACAGTGAATCGATTGGCTTCGCAGATAGTTGAACATAGCCCAGAACTATCTGAGCTGGTATTTTTAGGCATTCGCACAAGGGGGGTTCCCCTCAGCGAAATGATCGCTAATCAAGTCACAGCCCTCGAAGGTATTAACGTACCATTGGGGGCTGTTGATATTACATTCTATCGTGATGATCTCGATCGCATTGGTCTGCGTGCCCCTAGCCAAACGGAAATCCCAGCGGATATTAATGGCAAGCTGGTGGTGCTGATGGATGATGTGATTTATAGTGGCCGCACGATCGGCGCAGCCCTGAATGCGATCCATGATTACGGTAGACCCAAGGCGGTGCGCTTGGCCGTACTGGTCGATCGTGGCCACCGAGAGCTACCGATCCACGCTGATTATGTTGGTAAGGTGTTACCTACCTCCAAAGATGAACAGGTGCAGGTTTTGTTGCAGCATACCGATGGCCGCGATGCGGTTGAATTGATCAAAAGTGCTTAA